A window of Diabrotica virgifera virgifera chromosome 9, PGI_DIABVI_V3a contains these coding sequences:
- the LOC126891031 gene encoding uncharacterized protein LOC126891031: MNGSILNVNKTVPVDESIINSEYHTHLPYSATSLDNNDEIRIPIESQNIYTYPSESYIILEGNLISQEKGHYSTKLSFINNGFLHLFEECRYELGGTIIARSRFPGITSTLKGYASFTPNDCIKNANSGWSITEHPKIVEPTTGYFNVCIPLKQILGFGEDFKKIIINLQQELVLVRSHTDFNATITTDGATDTPKVKITKIMWKVPHISVSDEQKLVLLQHLEMQNNLEISFRNWSLQKLPVLPKTKSYDWTIMTVKQSEVPRYMIVGFQTDRENSKTRDNSDFDHCNLTNLKVYLNSEVYPYDNLNIDFKKKHYAIAYEMYARFQESYYFQGKSEPCLSLTNFIQKAPIFIIDCSHQNEAVKGGAIDVRLELESSENFPDNTSVYCLIIHDRTVIYNPLSNLVKVQ, from the coding sequence ATGAACGGTAGTATACTTAATGTCAATAAAACTGTACCTGTAGATGAATCTATAATTAACTCTGAATATCATACACACCTTCCATATTCAGCTACATCTTTAGACAATAATGATGAGATTAGAATACCAATTGAATCAcaaaatatttatacatatccCAGCGAGAGTTATATAATTTTGGAGGGAAATTTGATATCACAAGAAAAAGGCCATTACAGTACGAAACTCAGTTTTATCAATAATGGATTTCTTCATTTATTTGAAGAATGTAGATATGAACTTGGAGGAACAATAATTGCGCGTTCTAGATTTCCTGGAATCACATCAACATTAAAAGGATATGCATCATTTACTCCCAATGATTGTATTAAAAATGCCAATTCTGGTTGGTCCATAACGGAGCATCCTAAAATTGTTGAACCGACAACGGGTTATTTTAACGTTTGCATTCCACTGAAACAAATTTTAGGCTTTGgagaagattttaaaaaaattattattaatttacagCAGGAACTCGTATTGGTTCGCAGTCATACTGATTTTAACGCAACTATAACGACAGATGGTGCTACTGATACTCCAAAagttaaaattacaaaaattatgTGGAAAGTACCTCATATATCTGTTTCTGATGAACAAAAATTGGTATTATTACAACACTTGGAAATGCAAAATAATTTGGAAATTTCATTCAGAAATTGGTCTTTACAAAAGTTACCAGTTCTACCAAAAACAAAATCTTACGATTGGACCATCATGACAGTTAAACAAAGCGAAGTGCCTCGATACATGATTGTAGGTTTTCAGACAGATAGAGAAAATAGTAAAACACGAGATAATAGCGATTTTGATCATTGTAATTTGACTAATTTAAAAGTGTATTTGAATTCTGAGGTTTATCCATATGataatttaaatattgattttaaaaagAAACACTATGCCATTGCTTATGAAATGTATGCAAGGTTTCAAGAATCATATTATTTTCAAGGTAAAAGCGAACCTTGCTTATCCTTAACCAATTTCATACAAAAAGCACCGATATTCATCATAGATTGTAGTCACCAAAACGAAGCAGTAAAAGGTGGTGCTATAGATGTGCGATTAGAACTAGAATCATCAGAAAACTTTCCAGACAACACTTCAGTATACTGTTTAATAATTCATGATCGTACTGTTATCTACAATCCATTATCAAATTTAGTAAAAGTGCAATAA
- the LOC126891032 gene encoding uncharacterized protein LOC126891032, protein MSGVPCTILVSIEDRLNFPTKMALVVIRQLFRYGLRSISLRNDRILIDLVYTPKSTTLSRKFGNLSVKYIRMQINDSNEIGLFEKAMKRYYFDLEEETEALPPPPTTTPSIKSIQKEPLKKKLKRRVTQHVESIDLDQNSQVWSFDEHIIDDDDKEDHTRRATISETRNDYGDDDDDDYTTTLIPPTE, encoded by the exons ATGTCTGGTGTACCATGTACAATTTTGGTATCCATAGAAGATAGATTAAATTTCCCCACGAAAATGGCTCTAGTAGTCATAAGGCAGCTATTcag ATATGGTTTAAGAAGCATATCTCTCCGGAATGATAGAATCTTAATAGACTTAGTATATACCCCAAAGTCCACAACGCTGTCGAGAAAATTTGGTAACTTATCAGTAAAATATATCCGTATGCAAATAAATGATTCTAATGAGATAGGATTGTTTGAAAAAGCAATGAAGAGATACTACTTTGACTTAGAGGAGGAGACAGAAGCTCTTCCTCCTCCTCCTACTACTACTCCTTCTATTAAATCAATTCAGAAGGAACctttaaagaaaaaattgaagaGGAGAGTAACACAGCATGTTGAGTCCATTGATCTTGATCAAAATTCACAAGTGTGGTCATTTGATGAACACATTATAGATGACGATGATAAAGAAGATCATACCAGAAGAGCGACAATAAGTGAGACCAGAAATGACTACGGCGACGACGATGACGATGACTACACCACCACATTGATACCTCCTACGGAGTAA
- the LOC126891033 gene encoding uncharacterized protein LOC126891033, with amino-acid sequence MIIPNWNKRILKFSNFKNKIKVSFVIYADIECLLLKYSDPTIPTANMRKIQHHVPYSVAFLLKCSYDDSLTQFKIYTGEDCISWFVKELGLISKKLDDIYSNVVPMTPLTNLEENQFLNAELCYICTQPFSDDDIKCKDHCHRTGTYRGPSHQCCNLQLRETFMIPIVFHNLGYDSHFLIKHLNTDIEGNFQILPLNKERYISFTKFVQGTKCSLRFIDSYRFMSESIDKLASYLTTSQNKILKSFFPNEIQFNLLTRKGVFPYEYLDSWEKLKDENLPPKNAFYSTLTKTHISDDDYNHACNIWTEFHNNTLKDFSEIYLTTDVLLLGDIVENFRETSLKTYGLDPLHYYTAPGLSFDACLKITGVEIELLDDIDKVMFIERGLRGGISQVSNRYGKANNKYMSKDYNEQDRDSYLIYWDFVNLYGTIMCFSLPYGGFEWIDPNVMPDITTVDKNSDIGYILECDIIYSKELFNIHKDLPLCPEHLIPPKSKSKVTKLLTTLFDKKHYIIHYRALQQAVTLGLKLDKIYRVLKFNQAPWVKKYVDLNTELRKKSKNEFESNNYKMMTNSFFGKTCENVRKYKDCKLLSKWEGRYGVRNYISKPNFHSLSIINENLVVVEMKRTQITFNKPLFIGFSILDLSKVWLYDFHYNYTKNKFGDNAKLLYCDTDSLIYHIFDENVYEHMRADINKFDTSNFSVNNAYNMPLCNKKVLGLMKDENGGRIMTEFVGLRSKMYALKVLNEKEEYSIKKAKGIKKVN; translated from the coding sequence ATGATAATTCCCAATTGGAATAAGAGAATCTTGAAATTTTCTAATTTTAAGAACAAAATTAAAGTTTCCTTTGTCATTTACGCAGATATAGAATGTCTCCTATTAAAGTATTCCGATCCTACCATTCCAACGGCGAACATGAGAAAAATTCAACATCATGTACCTTATAGTGTAGCTTTTCTACTAAAATGTTCATATGATGATTCATTAACacaatttaaaatttatacaggAGAGGACTGTATATCCTGGTTTGTTAAAGAATTAGGGTTAATCAGTAAAAAACTGGATGATATCTATTCAAACGTTGTTCCAATGACACCTTTGACAAATCTAGaagaaaatcaatttttaaatgcAGAATTATGTTATATTTGCACACAACCCTTTTCAGATGATGATATTAAATGCAAAGATCATTGCCACAGGACTGGAACCTATAGGGGTCCTTCACATCAATGTTGCAATTTACAGTTACGTGAAACTTTTATGATACCTATAGTATTTCATAATTTGGGATATGATAGTCACTTCCTAATTAAACATTTAAATACGGACATTGAaggaaattttcaaatattacctctAAATAAAGAAAGATATATTTCCTTTACAAAATTTGTACAAGGTACTAAATGCAGTTTACGATTTATCGATTCCTATAGATTTATGTCTGAAAGTATCGATAAGCTTGCCTCCTATTTGACTACTtctcaaaacaaaattttaaaatcgtttttcccaaATGAAATccaatttaatttgttgacacGAAAAGGTGTTTTTCCTTATGAGTATTTAGATTCTTGGGAGAAACTTAAAGATGAAAATTTACCTCCTAAAAATGCTTTTTATAGCACTCTTACTAAAACACATATTAGTGATGATGATTACAATCATGCATGCAACATATGGACAGAATTTCATAATAATACGTTAAAAGATTTTTCGGAAATTTATCTAACTACAGACGTATTATTATTAGGTGATATTGTTGAAAATTTTCGGGAAACTTCTTTAAAAACATATGGCTTAGATCCTCTTCACTATTACACAGCTCCAGGATTATCATTTGATGCATGTCTTAAGATTACTGGAGTAGAAATTGAGTTATTAGATGACATAGATAAAGTAATGTTTATCGAACGAGGTCTACGAGGAGGAATTTCACAAGTATCCAATAGATATGGCAAAGCAAATAACAAATATATGAGTAAAGACTATAATGAACAAGATCGTGATTCCTACTTAATATATTGGGATTTTGTAAATTTATATGGTACAATAATGTGTTTTTCTCTACCTTATGGAGGTTTTGAATGGATAGATCCTAATGTGATGCCAGATATTACAACCGTTGATAAAAACTCTGATATCGGATATATATTAGAATGtgacattatttattcaaaaGAACTATTTAATATACACAAAGATTTACCCTTATGTCCTGAACATCTAATACcaccaaaatcaaaatccaaaGTAACAAAATTATTAACAACTTTATTTGATAAAAAACACTATATAATTCATTACAGAGCTCTTCAACAAGCAGTAACACTAGGTTTAAAACTTGATAAAATTTACAGAGTCTTAAAATTCAATCAGGCACCTTGGGTGAAGAAATATGTTGATCTAAATACAGAACTTAGgaaaaaaagtaaaaatgaaTTTGAATCAAATAATTACAAAATGATGACAAATTCCTTCTTCGGTAAGACCTGTGAAAATGTACGTAAATACAAGGACTGTAAATTACTATCAAAGTGGGAAGGCCGTTATGGTGTTCGAAATTACATTTCAAAACCCAATTTTCATAGTCTATCTATTATTAATGAAAATCTTGTAGTTGTAGAAATGAAGCGAACGcaaataacatttaataaaccTCTTTTTATAGGTTTTTCTATTTTAGATTTATCTAAAGTTTGGTTGTACGACTTCCATTATAACTATACTAAAAACAAATTTGGAGATAACGCAAAACTCCTTTATTGTGACACTGACTCTTTAATTTATCATATTTTCGACGAAAATGTATATGAGCATATGAGGGCTGATATAAATAAGTTTGACACATCAAATTTTTCAGTAAATAATGCCTATAACATGCCActatgtaataaaaaagttttaggaTTAATGAAAGATGAAAATGGTGGTCGAATTATGACTGAGTTTGTAGGTTTACGATCAAAAATGTATGCATTAAAAGTATTAaatgaaaaagaagaatatagtATTAAAAAAGCTAAAGGCATAAAAAAAGTGAATTAA